One Halorientalis litorea DNA segment encodes these proteins:
- the coxB gene encoding cytochrome c oxidase subunit II codes for MVTGTEPLAPVPGQLGGLLPRGTRVEVFESIYEVFLVLGTLVGVVVVGYMLYNAYKYRDDGSAVASEEDRPTLGELPEGGGKGRKLALSFALSAIIVISLVLWTYAMLLYVESGTPANAQAAVQDGGQAAATDGGQAAQSDPVTVRVEGFRFGWRFVYPNGHGSSTLRVPADRRVWLNVTATDVFHNFGIPAFTVKTDAIPGMTTRTWFIAEETGTYTAKCYELCGAGHSYMTAPVEVMPPSEYETWYANTTAANDTETSETESTAAVRPEVTP; via the coding sequence ATTGTGACGGGGACAGAACCACTCGCCCCGGTGCCCGGACAACTCGGTGGGTTGTTGCCCAGGGGGACCCGCGTGGAGGTGTTCGAGAGCATCTACGAGGTGTTTCTCGTCCTCGGGACGCTCGTCGGTGTCGTCGTCGTCGGCTACATGCTGTACAACGCCTACAAGTACCGGGACGACGGCTCGGCGGTAGCGTCCGAGGAAGACCGGCCGACGCTCGGTGAGTTACCCGAGGGCGGCGGGAAAGGGCGGAAACTCGCGCTCTCGTTCGCCCTGAGTGCGATAATCGTCATCTCGCTCGTCCTCTGGACGTACGCGATGTTGCTGTACGTCGAGTCCGGGACGCCCGCGAACGCACAGGCGGCGGTCCAAGACGGGGGACAGGCCGCGGCGACAGACGGCGGGCAGGCGGCACAGTCGGACCCGGTGACGGTCCGAGTCGAGGGATTCCGGTTCGGGTGGCGGTTCGTCTACCCGAACGGCCACGGGTCCTCGACGTTGCGCGTCCCGGCGGACAGACGCGTCTGGCTGAACGTCACCGCGACGGACGTGTTCCACAACTTCGGCATCCCGGCGTTCACGGTCAAGACCGACGCCATCCCGGGGATGACGACGCGAACGTGGTTCATCGCCGAGGAGACGGGCACCTACACGGCCAAGTGCTACGAACTGTGCGGGGCCGGCCACTCCTACATGACTGCCCCCGTCGAAGTCATGCCGCCGTCGGAGTACGAGACGTGGTACGCGAACACGACGGCCGCGAACGACACTGAGACGAGTGAAACCGAGTCGACGGCGGCGGTCCGCCCGGAGGTGACGCCCTGA
- a CDS encoding DUF6789 family protein: MADNDTQTGATEELGPEVGSEVAEPDFDHFAGILTDGLIGAVGGLVGTAAMTVGLFIASALNAFDMATFALLAELTGLGAVVPISPLALGYLIFLAGGMVTWPLLFASIGSYLPGEKFATKGLPYGFVLWTGFVLAFSEGIAAGLPTLVLYAVLTLVAHLAYGFSLGSVFDYLSDRPDTLV, from the coding sequence ATGGCAGACAATGACACACAGACCGGAGCGACGGAGGAACTCGGCCCCGAAGTCGGGTCGGAGGTCGCCGAACCGGATTTCGACCACTTCGCCGGTATCCTCACCGACGGCCTCATCGGTGCGGTCGGAGGCCTCGTCGGGACGGCCGCGATGACGGTGGGGCTGTTCATCGCTTCGGCACTGAACGCCTTCGACATGGCGACGTTCGCCCTGCTGGCCGAACTCACGGGCCTCGGTGCTGTCGTTCCCATCAGCCCGCTCGCGCTGGGGTACCTCATCTTCCTCGCTGGCGGGATGGTGACGTGGCCGCTGTTGTTCGCCTCCATCGGCTCGTACCTCCCGGGCGAGAAGTTCGCCACGAAGGGCCTGCCGTACGGGTTCGTCCTCTGGACCGGGTTCGTGCTGGCCTTCTCCGAGGGCATCGCCGCCGGGTTGCCGACGCTGGTGCTGTACGCCGTCCTCACCCTCGTCGCCCACCTCGCGTACGGATTCTCTCTCGGGTCCGTGTTCGATTACCTCTCCGACCGGCCCGACACGCTGGTCTGA